The genome window AAGAACTTTTAGTGGCAGACTATTTACCAGAGGAATTGATGTAACAGTTAGAGATGGCTTAATAATAAACGAACCTGATGGATATACAGACCTGGTATTCTTTGGAGTAAATCAGATTAATGAAGGAGTTAAACAGGGGCAGTTAGCAGTTGTAGTGCCTAAGGATGATAATCCTGAGAACTGGGATATATTTGCGAATGTTTTAACTGTAGTCAGCCCAGGTTCTGGTCTGGTAACAAAAGTAGAGCATATGCAATGCTTTAATATGAACTACATATACTTTGGAACTGGAAGATGGTTTTATAAAGACGACACACCTGGTACATCATCAGGAGAAACAGTAGAAGCATTATATGGAATAGTGATAGATGATTGTTTAAAAAATCCAACCACAGATAACTGCAACTTTAACACCATAAACAACAATGACATAGGCAATACAATTTGTGATGAGCTTTCGTCAAACACTTCTGACAATGGTAATCTCAGAACTGGGTGGAGGATTGAACTTAGTGGAGCAGCAGATGGATACTATAAGGAGAGAGTAATAACAGACCCTACAGTAACCGACCAGAATGTTATTTTCTTCACAAGTATGCAACCAACATCAGATATATGTGGATTTGGAGGAAGAACAAGGGTATGGGCTCTTAATTGTGCTACCGGGGCAAGTGTTTTTGATACCACAAATACAGCCACCTGTTATGGTGCCTATCCCACAGAGTTTCCAGAAGGAAAACTTCTCTTACAACTCAGTGGTGGGGATATACAACAAATAGGAGAAAAAGAGCTGAACTCATCACAACATACCGACTGGTATATTGGAACACCTCCAAATACAGCTCCTCCGTTTGTTACTTCTAATACATGGAGAGGAGAACTACTATTATGGATAGAAAAATAAAAGGATTTACCCTTATAGAACTTTTAATTGTGATTGGAATAATGGCTATACTTTTAGCTATAGCCATTCCTGCTTTTTCTAAATGGGTCAAAAAATACAATATAGAAGGTGATACAGAAAAAATTTATTCATTTTTGCAAGAGGCAAGAGCCAAAGCCTTTGCAGAGAAAATAAATCTGGATGCCATATTAACAGCAAATCAGCTATGTATAAGGTGTGATGCAAACGATACTGCTTGTATTAACTTATATGGTAATGGAGATATAAAATGTGTCCAGTTAAAATATGCTTTTGAAGGGAATAACATAAATATATCTAAGAGAGGTACTATGTCAGGGGGACCTGTTTACTATGGTGATACCAATGAAGCCAAATATGATTGTATAAGGATAAGTGATATAAGAATTAAAATGGAGAAATGTAATGGAAATCCATAAAAGTAAAAAAGGTTTTTCGTTGATAGAAGCTCTGGTAGCTCTTTTTATTCTTGCACTTTTATTGTTAGGGCTCTTATCTTCTTTAATTGTAGTTTATGATAATTCCACAAAAAACCTTTTGAGAGATGAAGCAGTAAAAATTGCAAATGAATATGCAGAAAAGTATAGGAATATGGATTTTAGTAGTATTCCTCCAAGTGCTTCTGTAACTGAGGAACGAAAAATAAGAAATGCACAAGTAACATATACAGTAAATGTTAATTCCTCTGATATAAATAATCAGATTAAAAGAGTTCAAATAACAGTTAATTGGACTTATAAAGGGAAAAACTATTCCCATACAGTAGAAACATTAGTGAGGGGTTTATGAATAACAAAAAAGGTCTTACGGTAACAGAACTTTTAGTAACAATGTTTATAGTAGGTATTATTCTTGCCGCTGCATATTTTACATATATTAAATTACTTAAAGGCTTTAAATCAGAAAGTTCAAAGGTGGCAACTCAGATTGAAAATCTTGTAGGTCTGGAAATTATAAGATTAGATTTAGAACATATAGGATATGGTATTCCTGTAGACGAAACCAATAAAATTATAGATTGGGTAAATAAAGAGCTTATTTTCAGAAGCACCCTTAATAATACAAATTCCATAACCCGAGGATATTTACTTGCTAAATGTAATTCAGGTAGTCTGGATATTACATACGATGGAAGAGAAAATCCCACAGCGGTTTATGTAAGTGTAATAGATACAAATACAAAACTTTTTTTTGCCGCTGGAACCATTAATAATGGTATTATTGAAAATTTGATGGCCTTAAATGGAAATACAGTTACCTGTTTAAACAATAGGGTTTATATCGCCTATCCGGTAAGGGATAGCGTATATGATGGAACCAGAAATGGATGTGTCAATTCTTTATGTGAAGAAATAACCTATTCCCTTTCTCAAACCAACCTTATAGATAGATGTAATCCAGATACCTACAATTTAATCAGAAAAGTAGGACCTTCCGCCACAAGTGGAGAACCTGTTTTAAACTGCGTTGCAGACTGGAAAGTAACCTTTGATATAGACACTGATGGAAATGGTATTATAGATACAGGAGAACAAAATCAGTCCTCTCCTCCTTTAAATAATACTGATATTAGAAACAAGCTCAAAGCAATTAATGTGTATATATTAGTTCAGGAAGGAAGGTATGATGCTGATTTTACTTACTCACAAGCTGTAGACTGTGGTTCTAAAAAGTGTGTCCAAATAAATGGGCAAGATTTAGAGCTTCCCACAAACTATGAACATTATAGATGGAAACCTTTAATGATTAAAGTAAAACCAATGGATTTATAAGGTGAAAAAATGAAAAATAATGAAAAAGGTATAGCTCTACTTACAACATTAATTCTCGGACTTGTTGCTCTGGCATTTATTGGGGCATTATTATATTTTCTGACAAGTGGAACAAGATTTTCAGGAACTGAAAAAAGATATTATACAGCCCTTGAAGCTGCCAAGGGTGGAGCAGACTCTATAATATCTACATTACTGATTGATGGCGATGTTACATGTAACAACGGTAATAATTGTGTTTCCTGTCCTCTAACCCCTTCAGATAGCTGCAAAATAGATTTAACAACTACTACTTTAGGTAACTATAACATAGAAGCTTATTTATTGGGAAAGGAAACTACGACTTACTCTACAGTTTTTAGTATAAGAGTAATAGCGAGGAACCCTCAACAACCTAATGAAAAAGCAGAAATAGAATTTGTTTATAAGATAGAATAATATTTACTGAGTTTCTTCAAATCTTTGATTACACGAATTATAGCTGAAAGTATAATTATTTAATTCCACATGACTTCCCTTTATCTCAAATCCTCTATTTGTGCTATCGTTAGGACAGGAAGCAATAATAGTCAGTTCAAGAATTACCCCCTTACTTTTGTTAATTATATCTGTATGGTTTCCATCAGATAATGTACACACACTTAAATTTGCTAAACAGGGATTAGGATTTAGTTGAGGATATACTTTATAATTAGACCAAAATAGAGATACATCAGCTATTGTATTCCTAACATCATTTTTAATCATGGTTTTGTAAGCTGTTTTTTTATAACTGTAATAATAAGGTATACTTATAGCCATCAAGATTGCAATTATAGATAAAACTATTAAGATTTCCAGCAAGGTAAACCCACTTTTCTTCATTTCACCACTTTATAAACTACCAATTCCGGAAAATCATCAAAAATTAGTTCAAAATTCCGGAAGTTGTCCCTAAAAATAAACATCCTATTCAATATAGAGTTAAAATTAAAAAAAATTATGTAAGAGAGGGAACACTTCCCTCTCTTACATAAAACAGATTAGAAATTAGTATATTTTCCAGTACAAGAATTGTAAGAAGCCTTCCAAGTAGTACCTAATTGGGCGTGTTCTCCTTCTACTTTATATCCTTTAGTACCATCTCCACAGTCTTCATCCCATGTAAAAGTCAGTGTTACATCTCTAGATACATTAATAGCATTTTTCATAGTATTTGTCCCATCGCTCAAATCACACTGCGTAGGACCTGCTCCACAAGATGTTGTACTAGTCGGATATTTCCCATAATCAGCTACAAATGCTTCAATAGAGGAAACAGCATTTCTTACGTCACTTCTTACAGCATCCTTATAGGCACTTTGTTTGTATTTGTTGAACTGAGGCAGGGCGATAGCTGCTAAGATAGCAATAATTGCAATAACAATCAGGAGCTCAATGAGAGTAAAACCTCCCTCTTTCTTTCTTTTTTGCTCAAGCTCTTCTTGAGCCAGCATTACTTTGTTTTCCATTTTGAAAACCTCCTTTTAAGTTATTTTGTTATATTAATAAGCAATTAACGTGCCAATTTTTAAACCTTGATTTATTTATGCTTATAAACGAACTACTGACAATTTTTGTCAGTTTGCTTAAAATTTTTGTCAGGTTAGATTTATTTTGTGGATAGAACTTTTATGAGATAAACCATGTATATTTGGCAGGAAATAGCTTATATTTCAAGCAGAAATCAAAAGGTAATGGAGGTTAAAATGGAAGAGTTAACAAAAGAACAGATTGAACAGATGATAAAGGAAGGAAAATCACTTAAGGATATGGATTTTTCTTTTGCAGAGTTAGATGGAATTGATTTTTCAGGACAGGATTTATCTGGAGCAACATTTACAGGAGCAGAAATTAGAAATGCAAATTTTGAAGGAGCCAATCTTGAAGGGGCTTTTATTGCTGATGCTGATTTTTCAGGTTCAAACTTTAAAAATGCCAATCTCTCAAGGGCAGTTTTGCAAAGGGTAAATCTAAGGGATACAAATTTTACAAACGCAAATCTTTACAAGGCCCAAATCCTTGTATGTGATGCAACAAATGCAGACTTTACAGGTGCCGATATGAGGGAAACCAGACTGGAAAAAACCAGATTTAGAAAAGCAAAAATGG of Persephonella sp. IF05-L8 contains these proteins:
- a CDS encoding prepilin-type N-terminal cleavage/methylation domain-containing protein is translated as MDRKIKGFTLIELLIVIGIMAILLAIAIPAFSKWVKKYNIEGDTEKIYSFLQEARAKAFAEKINLDAILTANQLCIRCDANDTACINLYGNGDIKCVQLKYAFEGNNINISKRGTMSGGPVYYGDTNEAKYDCIRISDIRIKMEKCNGNP
- a CDS encoding prepilin-type N-terminal cleavage/methylation domain-containing protein, which codes for MEIHKSKKGFSLIEALVALFILALLLLGLLSSLIVVYDNSTKNLLRDEAVKIANEYAEKYRNMDFSSIPPSASVTEERKIRNAQVTYTVNVNSSDINNQIKRVQITVNWTYKGKNYSHTVETLVRGL
- a CDS encoding type II secretion system protein: MNNKKGLTVTELLVTMFIVGIILAAAYFTYIKLLKGFKSESSKVATQIENLVGLEIIRLDLEHIGYGIPVDETNKIIDWVNKELIFRSTLNNTNSITRGYLLAKCNSGSLDITYDGRENPTAVYVSVIDTNTKLFFAAGTINNGIIENLMALNGNTVTCLNNRVYIAYPVRDSVYDGTRNGCVNSLCEEITYSLSQTNLIDRCNPDTYNLIRKVGPSATSGEPVLNCVADWKVTFDIDTDGNGIIDTGEQNQSSPPLNNTDIRNKLKAINVYILVQEGRYDADFTYSQAVDCGSKKCVQINGQDLELPTNYEHYRWKPLMIKVKPMDL
- a CDS encoding prepilin-type N-terminal cleavage/methylation domain-containing protein; amino-acid sequence: MKKSGFTLLEILIVLSIIAILMAISIPYYYSYKKTAYKTMIKNDVRNTIADVSLFWSNYKVYPQLNPNPCLANLSVCTLSDGNHTDIINKSKGVILELTIIASCPNDSTNRGFEIKGSHVELNNYTFSYNSCNQRFEETQ
- a CDS encoding prepilin-type N-terminal cleavage/methylation domain-containing protein, with the translated sequence MENKVMLAQEELEQKRKKEGGFTLIELLIVIAIIAILAAIALPQFNKYKQSAYKDAVRSDVRNAVSSIEAFVADYGKYPTSTTSCGAGPTQCDLSDGTNTMKNAINVSRDVTLTFTWDEDCGDGTKGYKVEGEHAQLGTTWKASYNSCTGKYTNF
- a CDS encoding pentapeptide repeat-containing protein; the encoded protein is MEELTKEQIEQMIKEGKSLKDMDFSFAELDGIDFSGQDLSGATFTGAEIRNANFEGANLEGAFIADADFSGSNFKNANLSRAVLQRVNLRDTNFTNANLYKAQILVCDATNADFTGADMRETRLEKTRFRKAKMDRADISYSNMRSTDFEGATFIKTKFSYSDLRKAKIQKTWFEDVEAEQVMVYGKKPWSEGSKAKLDVEEIKAPNWDD